Within the [Enterobacter] lignolyticus SCF1 genome, the region AAAACCGCAGATAGCGGTTCGCACGTCAACCCTTGTGCATTGGGTCTAATCGACGTGTGCCAACAATCATTAACTTCAGTTTTAGCCTTTTAATCGATTTTGTTCGAGTGGAGTCCGCCGTGTCACTTTCGCTTTGGCAGCAGTGTCTTGCCCGATTGCAGGATGAGTTACCAGCCACAGAATTCAGCATGTGGATACGCCCTTTGCAGGCGGAACTGAGCGATAACACGCTGGCCCTGTACGCGCCAAACCGCTTTGTGCTCGATTGGGTAAGGGATAAATACCTTAATAATATCAACGGATTGCTCAATGATTTCTGTGGTACGGACGTTCCACAGCTGCGTTTTGAAGTCGGCACAAAACCGGTGACCCAGGCGGTAAGAGAGCCTGCGCACGTCGCTGCGCCTGCCCAGGCGGCGCAGATGCAGATGCCGCGCGCCGCGCCGGCAGCCCGCCCTGGCTGGGACAACGTTCCCGCGCCTGCGGAGCCGTCATACCGCTCCAACGTTAACGTCAAACACACCTTTGATAACTTCGTTGAGGGTAAATCGAACCAGCTGGCGCGCGCGGCGGCACGTCAGGTGGCGGATAACCCCGGCGGCGCCTATAACCCGCTGTTCCTTTATGGCGGCACCGGTCTGGGTAAAACCCACCTGCTGCACGCGGTCGGCAACGGCATTATCGCCCGCAAACCCAACGCCAAAGTGGTGTACATGCACTCCGAGCGCTTCGTGCAGGACATGGTAAAAGCGCTGCAGAACAACGCCATTGAAGAGTTCAAGCGCTACTACCGCTCCGTCGACGCGCTGCTGATCGATGACATTCAGTTTTTTGCTAACAAAGAACGATCCCAGGAAGAGTTTTTCCACACCTTTAATGCCCTGCTGGAAGGCAATCAGCAGATCATCCTGACGTCGGATCGCTATCCGAAAGAGATTAACGGTGTGGAAGATCGTCTGAAATCCCGCTTTGGCTGGGGATTAACCGTGGCGATCGAGCCGCCGGAGCTGGAAACCCGCGTGGCGATCCTGATGAAAAAGGCCGACGAAAACGACATCCGCCTGCCGGGCGAAGTGGCGTTTTTTATCGCCAAACGCCTGCGTTCCAACGTGCGTGAGCTGGAAGGGGCGCTGAACCGCGTCATTGCCAACGCCAACTTTACCGGCCGCGCCATCACCATCGATTTCGTGCGTGAAGCGCTCAGGGATTTGCTGGCGCTGCAGGAAAAACTGGTCACCATCGACAACATTCAAAAGACGGTGGCGGAATACTACAAGATCAAAGTGGCGGATCTGCTTTCCAAGCGTCGTTCCCGTTCTGTCGCGCGTCCGCGTCAGATGGCGATGGCGCTGGCCAAGGAACTCACCAACCACAGCCTGCCGGAAATCGGCGATGCGTTTGGTGGCCGCGACCACACGACCGTGCTGCACGCCTGCCGCAAGATTGAGCAGCTGCGTGAAGAAAGCCACGATATCAAAGAAGATTTTTCCAACTTAATCAGAACATTGTCGTCGTGATCCTATGAAATTTACCGTTGAACGTGAACATTTATTAAAACCGCTGCAGCAGGTGAGTGGTCCGTTAGGCGGCCGTCCGACGCTGCCTATCCTTGGCAACCTGCTGCTGCAGGTGGCCGATGGCGCGCTGTCGCTGACCGGTACCGATCTTGAAATGGAAATGGTCGCCCGCGTGGCGCTGACGCAGCCGCACAACGCGGGGGCGACGACCGTCCCGGCGCGTAAATTCTTCGACATCTGCCGCGGTCTGCCGGAAGGGGCGGAAATCGCCGTTCAGCTGGAGGGCGACCGTATGCTGGTGCGCTCCGGCCGCAGCCGTTTTTCGCTCTCCACGCTGCCGGCGGCGGATTTCCCGAACCTCGACGACTGGCAGAGCGAAGTGGAATTCACCGTAGCGCAGGCGACGATGAAGCGCCTGATTGAGGCCACGCAGTTTTCGATGGCGCATCAGGACGTTCGTTACTACTTAAACGGTATGCTGTTTGAAACCGAAGGCGAAGAGCTGCGTACCGTGGCGACCGACGGCCACCGCCTGGCGGTCTGCGCGATGCCGATTGGCGAGACGCTGCCGAACCATTCGGTGATCGTGCCGCGTAAAGGCGTTATTGAGCTGATGCGCATGCTCGACGGCGGCGATACGCCGCTGCGCGTGCAGATCGGCAGCAACAACATTCGTGCGCACGTCGGCGATTTTATCTTCACATCGAAGCTGGTTGACGGCCGTTTCCCGGATTATCGTCGCGTATTGCCGAAAAACCCGGATAAACACCTCGACGCCGGCTGCGACCTGCTTAAGCAGGCGTTTGCCCGCGCGGCGATTCTCTCTAACGAGAAGTTCCGCGGCGTGCGTCTGTATGTCAGCGAAAATCAGCTCAAGATCACCGCCAACAACCCGGAGCAGGAAGAAGCCGAAGAGATTCTGGACGTCACCTACGCCGGCGCGGAGATGGAAATCGGCTTTAACGTCAGCTACGTGCTGGATGTGCTGAATGCGCTCAAGTGCGAAAACGTGCGTATTCTGCTGACCGATTCCGTATCAAGCGTACAAATTGAAGATGCCGCATCACAGTCGGCTGCCTACGTTGTTATGCCAATGAGACTGTAATGTCGCTCACCCGCCTGTTGATCCGCGACTTTCGCAATATCGAAAGCGCGGATCTCGCGTTATCCCCCGGCTTTAACTTTCTGGTTGGCGCCAACGGCAGCGGCAAGACCAGCGTGCTGGAAGCCATCTATACGCTCGGCCATGGCCGGGCGTTTCGCAGTCTGCAAATCGGCCGCGTTATCCGCCACGAGCAGGAGTCGTTTGTGCTGCACGGGCGCCTGCAGGGGGAGACGCGGGAAACCGCTATCGGTCTGACTAAAGACAAGCTGGGCGACAGCAAGGTGCGCATCGACGGCACCGACGGCCACAAAGTGGCTGAGCTGGCGCTGCTGATGCCGATGCAGCTCATCACGCCCGAGGGGTTTACTTTGCTCAACGGCGGCCCCAAATACAGAAGAGCCTTCCTCGACTGGGGATGCTTTCACAACGAAGCGGGCTTTTTTAACGCCTGGAGCAACCTCAAGCGGCTGCTCAAGCAGCGCAACGCCGCGCTGCGCCAGGTCACCCGCTATGAGCAGCTGCGTCCGTGGGACCGGGAGCTTATCCCGCTGGCGGAGCAAATCAGCGCCTGGCGCGCCGAATACAGCGCAGGTATTGCCGACGATATGGCGGATACCTGCCGGCAGTTTTTACCCG harbors:
- the recF gene encoding DNA replication/repair protein RecF (All proteins in this family for which functions are known are DNA-binding proteins that assist the filamentation of RecA onto DNA for the initiation of recombination or recombinational repair.), with product MSLTRLLIRDFRNIESADLALSPGFNFLVGANGSGKTSVLEAIYTLGHGRAFRSLQIGRVIRHEQESFVLHGRLQGETRETAIGLTKDKLGDSKVRIDGTDGHKVAELALLMPMQLITPEGFTLLNGGPKYRRAFLDWGCFHNEAGFFNAWSNLKRLLKQRNAALRQVTRYEQLRPWDRELIPLAEQISAWRAEYSAGIADDMADTCRQFLPEFSLTFSFQRGWEKETDYAEVLERNFERDRMLTYTAHGPHKADFRIRADGAPVEDTLSRGQLKLLMCALRLAQGEFLTRESGRRCLYLIDDFASELDDARRGLLASRLKATQSQVFVSAISAEHVIDMSDENSKMFTVEKGKITD
- the dnaA gene encoding chromosomal replication initiator protein DnaA produces the protein MSLSLWQQCLARLQDELPATEFSMWIRPLQAELSDNTLALYAPNRFVLDWVRDKYLNNINGLLNDFCGTDVPQLRFEVGTKPVTQAVREPAHVAAPAQAAQMQMPRAAPAARPGWDNVPAPAEPSYRSNVNVKHTFDNFVEGKSNQLARAAARQVADNPGGAYNPLFLYGGTGLGKTHLLHAVGNGIIARKPNAKVVYMHSERFVQDMVKALQNNAIEEFKRYYRSVDALLIDDIQFFANKERSQEEFFHTFNALLEGNQQIILTSDRYPKEINGVEDRLKSRFGWGLTVAIEPPELETRVAILMKKADENDIRLPGEVAFFIAKRLRSNVRELEGALNRVIANANFTGRAITIDFVREALRDLLALQEKLVTIDNIQKTVAEYYKIKVADLLSKRRSRSVARPRQMAMALAKELTNHSLPEIGDAFGGRDHTTVLHACRKIEQLREESHDIKEDFSNLIRTLSS
- the dnaN gene encoding DNA polymerase III subunit beta produces the protein MKFTVEREHLLKPLQQVSGPLGGRPTLPILGNLLLQVADGALSLTGTDLEMEMVARVALTQPHNAGATTVPARKFFDICRGLPEGAEIAVQLEGDRMLVRSGRSRFSLSTLPAADFPNLDDWQSEVEFTVAQATMKRLIEATQFSMAHQDVRYYLNGMLFETEGEELRTVATDGHRLAVCAMPIGETLPNHSVIVPRKGVIELMRMLDGGDTPLRVQIGSNNIRAHVGDFIFTSKLVDGRFPDYRRVLPKNPDKHLDAGCDLLKQAFARAAILSNEKFRGVRLYVSENQLKITANNPEQEEAEEILDVTYAGAEMEIGFNVSYVLDVLNALKCENVRILLTDSVSSVQIEDAASQSAAYVVMPMRL